From Odontesthes bonariensis isolate fOdoBon6 chromosome 21, fOdoBon6.hap1, whole genome shotgun sequence, a single genomic window includes:
- the LOC142370964 gene encoding interferon-induced very large GTPase 1-like isoform X2, whose translation MLGLPNADQIPSIQAVHAFILLLPNGLHSSLYRSGIQWLEKGFGKGNLSYVMTVVIHKSDESCESALADLKAESSFSEKRYHTCTRCMMDENEIISLLEKIDAIVSENNPQCYNRQIFENVEEQKEQLDPKNHKEERVTTAEEMKTGTEIKSKEHDGAERSEKNDDNTPGQSEIKSVPHETKEKGTFNMDISGKEIKTLDISEENRKKQQKETEMLLSRLHLQDKCPHKMSPADFLKIGPPVRQSNDTLEKDLAHTFLQRLMTLDHRARYIPVLQDGSEVSHSESFPTSDTVDADDGDLDALFSTSVDIDQSKQAHVHPMDVQMAVFHCSNSFLKQNMITKVSQCQYALPLLVPDPITMDIECPLWTFRQITKTWKITSNQGKEDSKPIMKSMPICKAETPLVSFFRLGSLSQSKSQLMNTLINDRHSAFFHRNCPGSTKSRHLMDGVAEIAWYCPAGKPNESFNDCIAFCNLHGDSLSIEKQREILTEKSSVIVVLVPTLEKSHGSSAVISTLYRSPKPLIILIADSDCGASQTKAQKYKLGLKDRSQSDVSEELKGIIRKLLSAPYKSFQLESMAEVSGIRVDEDGTDCQKGKSAAMKIVKLIQGMDVSKIKDEFLPCQGQLWHDWCRINKELYHLKGHIEKEKGQKEKQLVHIRQKQCAVSNSELMKSFTESLVGLPPTDKEYFLKWTQILIDGLSTDDLSSILQNYDETWSEVLTLKKKHDKSALLKNKQTELEQLSKKLQSATFGLEHIFREMGQIYEAHKSQKEQTHSQQADWVKYPELAADLMISGHPMELMDGDAGQVPLMWISSLLQEVIKKLGDKRVFVLSVLGVQSSGKSTMLNAMFGLQFAVSAGRCTKGAYMQLVKLSEELKGFQFDYVLVVDTEGLRALELAGNATLHHDNELATFVVGLGNMTLINIFGENPADMQDVLQIVVQAFMRMKKVELSPSCVFVHQNVTDIAAAEKNMDGKRRLQEKLDKMAQLAAKEEVCDVECFSDVIAFDVQEDVKYFAQLWEGSPPMAPPNPDYSESVQELKKTILSKASKSAGITLSHLSSKIQDLWKALMNEHFVFSFKNTQEIAVYRKLEVQYGNWTWDLRKEMLTIENQLYPRIEKGQLDKVELSYLSKEMSKTYEEIQKNMTAYFEDHSDKEILVQWRGRFENKIKEFHEEHIRGVKRKLDEVIQQKNARKKMDNKKVEFETKLLQKSKELAHTLKDVVKDEEELKAQFDSVWSHWVTELTSDTKPIEDINMEEDQSVVLQDLGTEWSLINESNRNGRYKNLSEAGNYFGYITQKKYQKLHSESQQYQESKRETKDTSRQGKGVMASAFGYFQQMIGIASPAQQNVGQNESRNPFPHEEQKLIRSFINDVEQQSLETIKNKPVATRGYSSTYLQEVAKHVQKKVTEFESGKKFTFKKEFTVDLSLYVFDRTASWLLQSHNTYKRNNDALTYLDSKKKEYYNIFRSYCKGNSSAVVFGEMICEKLKVSVHEAVCNMTAVDLAGEMRCNYPAFSGNRLNLEKHVLTSLAEKAEFSRFITYIQNPRRQVEAFIKEEVKKYMFTDHKDKGLKILKKNADDISKLASQALYEATEKVKKKSGDVDMWMKEFSALLNKLAFDTICCKNFRDINNFDFLKEEIEKGLVCIVKEMSRLSLEMVQECRQKPDQILIDQLCNCCWERCPFCAAVCINTLKDHSPEKHNVPFHRPSGVEGWHTRGTVDLVIDFCTTLVGSDRYFRPNHDSEGRIAYKQYPTAGERYASWRITADASMLAYWKWFVCHFQKELEDHYDLKFQGRGEIPSEWRNYTKKEAIESLDEMCRL comes from the exons GAACATGATGGTGCTGAACGCTCAGAGAAGAATGATGACAACACACCAGGACAGTCTGAAATCAAATCTGTTCCACATGAAACAAAGGAGAAAG GTACTTTCAACATGGATATAAGTGGAAAGGAAATAAAG ACGCTGGACATCtctgaagaaaacagaaagaaacagcAAAAAGAAACTGAAATGCTGCTCAGCAGACTTCACCTTCAGGACAAATGTCCACACAAGATGTCACCAGCAGACTTTCTTAAAATAGGTCCACCTGTGAGGCAGAGCAATGATACACTTGAAAAAGATCTGGCTCATACTTTTCTTCAGAGGTTAATGACATTAGATCACAGAGCCAGATATATCCCTGTACTGCAAGATGGTTCTGAGGTGAGCCATTCAGAGTCTTTTCCAACATCTGACACTGTTGATGCAGATGATGGTGACTTAGATGCTCTCTTTAGCACCAGTGTAGACATTGATCAATCAAAACAGGCTCACGTGCACCCTATGGATGTTCAAATGGCAGTATTTCACTGCTCAAACAGCTTCCTGAAGCAAAATATGATCACAAAGGTGTCACAGTGCCAGTATGCCTTACCTTTACTTGTTCCTGACCCCATCACAATGGACATTGAGTGTCCTCTGTGGACGTTCAGGCAAATAACAAAAACATGGAAGATAACATCCAATCAAGGCAAAGAAGATTCCAAGCCAATCATGAAGAGCATGCCCATCTGCAAAGCTGAGACACCCCTGGTGTCATTTTTCCGCCTGGGTTCACTGTCTCAGTCTAAATCTCAGCTCATGAACACTTTGATCAACGACCGCCACAGCGCCTTCTTCCACAGAAACTGTCCAGGTAGCACCAAGTCTCGTCATTTGATGGATGGTGTGGCAGAGATCGCCTGGTACTGCCCTGCAGGAAAACCCAATGAGTCATTCAATGACTGCATTGCCTTCTGTAATCTTCATGGAGATTCTCTATCAATTGAAAAGCAGCGTGAAATACTGACAGAAAAATCTTCTGTCATTGTTGTTCTGGTACCAACTCTGGAAAAAAGCCATGGAAGTAGTGCAGTCATATCAACGCTTTACAGGTCTCCAAAGCCTCTAATTATTCTCATTGCTGACAGTGACTGTGGTGCATCTCAGACGAAAGCACAAAAATACAAACTGGGGCTGAAAGACAGAAGCCAGTCAGATGTTTCTGAAGAGCTGAAAGGCATAATCAGAAAACTTTTGTCTGCACCTTATAAATCCTTCCAGCTTGAATCTATGGCCGAGGTGTCTGGAATCAGAGTGGATGAAGATGGCACAGACTGCCAGAAAGGGAAATCTGCTGCAATGAAAATAGTAAAACTGATTCAGGGGATGGATGTTTCCAAGATCAAAGATGAATTTCTTCCTTGTCAAGGCCAACTTTGGCATGACTGGTGCAGAATAAACAAAGAACTGTATCACCTGAAAGGTCACATTGAGAAGGAAAAAGGTCAGAAAGAAAAGCAACTCGTGCACATTCGACAGAAACAATGTGCTGTTTCCAACAGTGAACTGATGAAGTCATTCACTGAAAGCCTCGTGGGTTTGCCACCAACAGACAAAGAATACTTTCTTAAGTGGACTCAGATCCTAATAGATGGCCTCTCCACAGATGATCTTTCTTCAATTCTCCAAAACTATGACGAAACGTGGTCTGAGGTTTTaactttgaaaaagaaacatgaCAAATCTGCTCtgctaaagaacaaacaaactgaGCTTGAGCAGTTATCAAAAAAGCTGCAGTCAGCAACATTTGGCTTGGAGCACATCTTTAGAGAAATGGGACAGATCTACGAAGCCCATAAATCTCAGAAGGAACAAACGCACAGCCAACAGGCTGACTGGGTTAAATACCCTGAGCTGGCTGCAGATCTGATGATATCAGGACACCCGATGGAGCTGATGGATGGCGATGCTGGTCAGGTACCTTTGATGTGGATCTCTAGTCTTTTACAAGAAGTCATCAAGAAACTGGGTGACAAGAGAGTGTTTGTGTTGTCAGTTTTGGGTGTACAAAGCAGTGGAAAGTCAACCATGCTGAATGCCATGTTTGGATTGCAGTTTGCAGTGAGTGCTGGCAGGTGCACCAAAGGTGCCTACATGCAGCTGGTCAAACTGTCAGAGGAACTCAAAGGTTTCCAGTTTGACTATGTCCTAGTAGTTGACACTGAAGGACTGCGTGCTCTTGAGTTGGCCGGTAACGCCACTCTTCACCATGACAACGAGCTGGCAACTTTTGTTGTTGGCTTGGGAAACATGACATTGATCAACATCTTTGGTGAGAATCCAGCTGACATGCAAGATGTCCTGCAGATTGTTGTTCAGGCTTTCATGAGGATGAAGAAAGTTGAGCTTTCTCCaagttgtgtgtttgttcaccaGAATGTTACAGATATcgcagctgcagagaaaaacaTGGATGGAAAGAGACGGTTGCAAGAAAAACTGGACAAGATGGCTCAACTAGCTGCCAAAGAGGAGGTGTGTGATGTTGAGTGCTTCAGTGATGTCATTGCTTTTGATGTGCAAGAAGATGTGAAATACTTTGCCCAGTTATGGGAGGGAAGTCCACCGATGGCACCTCCAAATCCTGATTACAGTGAAAGTGTCCAAGAACTGAAGAAAACCATCCTATCTAAGGCCTCAAAGTCTGCTGGGATCACTTTGTCCCATTTAAGCAGCAAAATTCAGGACCTGTGGAAGGCATTGATGAATGAACACTTTGTTTTCAGTTTCAAAAACACGCAAGAAATTGCAGTGTACAGAAAACTTGAGGTTCAGTATGGGAACTGGACCTGGGACCTGAGGAAAGAGATGCTGACCATTGAAAACCAGCTTTATCCCAGAATTGAAAAGGGACAACTTGACAAGGTTGAGCTCAGTTATCTTTCCAAAGAAATGAGCAAAACATATGAGGAAATTCAGAAAAATATGACGGCTTACTTTGAGGATCACAGTGACAAAGAAATCCTGGTTCAGTGGCGGGGCCGATTTGAGAACAAAATCAAGGAGTTTCACGAGGAGCATATTAGAGGAgtgaaaagaaaactggatgAAGTTATTCAGCAGAAGAATGCTCGTAAAAAGATGGACAATAAGAAGGTGGAGTTTGAGACCAAGCTGCTGCAAAAGAGCAAAGAACTTGCACACACATTAAAAGATGTGGTAAAAGATGAAGAAGAACTCAAAGCACAGTTTGACTCTGTTTGGAGTCACTGGGTTACTGAATTAACCTCAGATACGAAACCCATTGAGGACATCAACATGGAAGAAGATCAGTCAGTTGTCCTTCAAGACCTTGGGACTGAATGGTCTCTCATCAATGAGTCAAATAGGAATGGGAGATACAAAAACCTGTCAGAAGCTGGGAATTACTTTGGTTATATAACCCAAAAGAAGTATCAAAAACTCCACAGTGAAAGTCAACAATATCAAGAAAGTAAGAGGGAAACCAAGGATACAAGCAGACAAGGCAAAGGTGTCATGGCATCTGCATTCGGTTATTTCCAACAAATGATAGGAATTGCCTCGCCAGCACAACAAAATGTGGGACAAAATGAATCCAGGAATCCTTTTCCACATGAAGAACAGAAATTGATCAGATCCTTCATTAATGATGTAGAACAGCAATCCCTGGAGACCATCAAGAACAAACCTGTTGCAACAAGAGGCTACAGTTCAACTTATCTGCAAGAAGTGGCCAAACATGTTCAAAAGAAAGTGACAGAATTTGAATCAGGCAAGAAATTCACATTTAAGAAAGAGTTTACAGTTGATCTCTCACTGTATGTTTTTGACAGGACAGCAAGTTGGCTTCTACAGTCTCACAACACATACAAACGCAACAATGATGCTCTCACATATTTGGACAGCAAGAAAAAGGAGTATTACAACATTTTCAGAAGCTATTGCAAAGGTAACTCATCTGCTGTGGTGTTTGGAGAAATGATCTGTGAAAAACTGAAGGTTTCTGTCCACGAGGCTGTCTGCAACATGACTGCTGTTGATCTCGCAGGAGAAATGAGGTGCAATTACCCAGCATTCAGTGGGAACAGGTTGAACCTGGAGAAACACGTGTTGACGTCTCTCGCAGAGAAAGCGGAGTTCAGTAGATTCATCACCTACATACAAAATCCAAGAAGGCAAGTAGAGGCTTTTAtaaaagaagaagtaaaaaaataCATGTTCACAGATCACAAAGACAAAGGACTGAAGATACTCAAGAAAAACGCAGACGACATCAGCAAGCTCGCCAGTCAAGCTTTATATGAAGCAACGGAGAAAGTCAAAAAGAAGTCAGGAGATGTAGACATGTGGATGAAGGAATTTTCTGCTTTACTGAACAAGCTGGCATTTGATACCATTTGTTGTAAAAACTTCAGAGACATCAACAATTTTGATTTTCTTAAAGAAGAGATAGAGAAAGGCCTTGTGTGTATCGTTAAAGAGATGAGCCGCCTCTCTCTGGAGATGGTTCAGGAGTGCAGGCAGAAGCCCGACCAAATTCTCATTGATCAGCTGTGTAACTGCTGCTGGGAACGATGTCCATTCTGTGCAGCCGTTTGCATCAACACCCTTAAGGATCACAGTCCTGAAAAACACAATGTTCCTTTTCATCGACCCTCTGGAGTTGAAGGATGGCACACAAGAGGCACAGTGGATCTGGTCATTGATTTCTGCACCACATTAGTAGGAAGTGACAGATATTTCCGCCCCAATCATGACTCAGAGGGGAGAATCGCTTACAAACAGTATCCAACTGCTGGGGAGAGGTATGCATCATGGAGGATTACAGCGGATGCATCTATGCTGGCATACTGGAAATGGTTTGTCTGTCACTTTCAAAAGGAACTGGAAGACCACTATGACTTGAAATTCCAGGGCAGAGGAGAAATTCCCAGTGAATGGAGAAACTACACTAAAAAAGAGGCTATTGAAAGTCTGGATGAAATGTGCAGATTGTGA
- the LOC142370964 gene encoding interferon-induced very large GTPase 1-like isoform X3: protein MKTGTEIKSKEHDGAERSEKNDDNTPGQSEIKSVPHETKEKGTFNMDISGKEIKQTLDISEENRKKQQKETEMLLSRLHLQDKCPHKMSPADFLKIGPPVRQSNDTLEKDLAHTFLQRLMTLDHRARYIPVLQDGSEVSHSESFPTSDTVDADDGDLDALFSTSVDIDQSKQAHVHPMDVQMAVFHCSNSFLKQNMITKVSQCQYALPLLVPDPITMDIECPLWTFRQITKTWKITSNQGKEDSKPIMKSMPICKAETPLVSFFRLGSLSQSKSQLMNTLINDRHSAFFHRNCPGSTKSRHLMDGVAEIAWYCPAGKPNESFNDCIAFCNLHGDSLSIEKQREILTEKSSVIVVLVPTLEKSHGSSAVISTLYRSPKPLIILIADSDCGASQTKAQKYKLGLKDRSQSDVSEELKGIIRKLLSAPYKSFQLESMAEVSGIRVDEDGTDCQKGKSAAMKIVKLIQGMDVSKIKDEFLPCQGQLWHDWCRINKELYHLKGHIEKEKGQKEKQLVHIRQKQCAVSNSELMKSFTESLVGLPPTDKEYFLKWTQILIDGLSTDDLSSILQNYDETWSEVLTLKKKHDKSALLKNKQTELEQLSKKLQSATFGLEHIFREMGQIYEAHKSQKEQTHSQQADWVKYPELAADLMISGHPMELMDGDAGQVPLMWISSLLQEVIKKLGDKRVFVLSVLGVQSSGKSTMLNAMFGLQFAVSAGRCTKGAYMQLVKLSEELKGFQFDYVLVVDTEGLRALELAGNATLHHDNELATFVVGLGNMTLINIFGENPADMQDVLQIVVQAFMRMKKVELSPSCVFVHQNVTDIAAAEKNMDGKRRLQEKLDKMAQLAAKEEVCDVECFSDVIAFDVQEDVKYFAQLWEGSPPMAPPNPDYSESVQELKKTILSKASKSAGITLSHLSSKIQDLWKALMNEHFVFSFKNTQEIAVYRKLEVQYGNWTWDLRKEMLTIENQLYPRIEKGQLDKVELSYLSKEMSKTYEEIQKNMTAYFEDHSDKEILVQWRGRFENKIKEFHEEHIRGVKRKLDEVIQQKNARKKMDNKKVEFETKLLQKSKELAHTLKDVVKDEEELKAQFDSVWSHWVTELTSDTKPIEDINMEEDQSVVLQDLGTEWSLINESNRNGRYKNLSEAGNYFGYITQKKYQKLHSESQQYQESKRETKDTSRQGKGVMASAFGYFQQMIGIASPAQQNVGQNESRNPFPHEEQKLIRSFINDVEQQSLETIKNKPVATRGYSSTYLQEVAKHVQKKVTEFESGKKFTFKKEFTVDLSLYVFDRTASWLLQSHNTYKRNNDALTYLDSKKKEYYNIFRSYCKGNSSAVVFGEMICEKLKVSVHEAVCNMTAVDLAGEMRCNYPAFSGNRLNLEKHVLTSLAEKAEFSRFITYIQNPRRQVEAFIKEEVKKYMFTDHKDKGLKILKKNADDISKLASQALYEATEKVKKKSGDVDMWMKEFSALLNKLAFDTICCKNFRDINNFDFLKEEIEKGLVCIVKEMSRLSLEMVQECRQKPDQILIDQLCNCCWERCPFCAAVCINTLKDHSPEKHNVPFHRPSGVEGWHTRGTVDLVIDFCTTLVGSDRYFRPNHDSEGRIAYKQYPTAGERYASWRITADASMLAYWKWFVCHFQKELEDHYDLKFQGRGEIPSEWRNYTKKEAIESLDEMCRL, encoded by the exons GAACATGATGGTGCTGAACGCTCAGAGAAGAATGATGACAACACACCAGGACAGTCTGAAATCAAATCTGTTCCACATGAAACAAAGGAGAAAG GTACTTTCAACATGGATATAAGTGGAAAGGAAATAAAG CAGACGCTGGACATCtctgaagaaaacagaaagaaacagcAAAAAGAAACTGAAATGCTGCTCAGCAGACTTCACCTTCAGGACAAATGTCCACACAAGATGTCACCAGCAGACTTTCTTAAAATAGGTCCACCTGTGAGGCAGAGCAATGATACACTTGAAAAAGATCTGGCTCATACTTTTCTTCAGAGGTTAATGACATTAGATCACAGAGCCAGATATATCCCTGTACTGCAAGATGGTTCTGAGGTGAGCCATTCAGAGTCTTTTCCAACATCTGACACTGTTGATGCAGATGATGGTGACTTAGATGCTCTCTTTAGCACCAGTGTAGACATTGATCAATCAAAACAGGCTCACGTGCACCCTATGGATGTTCAAATGGCAGTATTTCACTGCTCAAACAGCTTCCTGAAGCAAAATATGATCACAAAGGTGTCACAGTGCCAGTATGCCTTACCTTTACTTGTTCCTGACCCCATCACAATGGACATTGAGTGTCCTCTGTGGACGTTCAGGCAAATAACAAAAACATGGAAGATAACATCCAATCAAGGCAAAGAAGATTCCAAGCCAATCATGAAGAGCATGCCCATCTGCAAAGCTGAGACACCCCTGGTGTCATTTTTCCGCCTGGGTTCACTGTCTCAGTCTAAATCTCAGCTCATGAACACTTTGATCAACGACCGCCACAGCGCCTTCTTCCACAGAAACTGTCCAGGTAGCACCAAGTCTCGTCATTTGATGGATGGTGTGGCAGAGATCGCCTGGTACTGCCCTGCAGGAAAACCCAATGAGTCATTCAATGACTGCATTGCCTTCTGTAATCTTCATGGAGATTCTCTATCAATTGAAAAGCAGCGTGAAATACTGACAGAAAAATCTTCTGTCATTGTTGTTCTGGTACCAACTCTGGAAAAAAGCCATGGAAGTAGTGCAGTCATATCAACGCTTTACAGGTCTCCAAAGCCTCTAATTATTCTCATTGCTGACAGTGACTGTGGTGCATCTCAGACGAAAGCACAAAAATACAAACTGGGGCTGAAAGACAGAAGCCAGTCAGATGTTTCTGAAGAGCTGAAAGGCATAATCAGAAAACTTTTGTCTGCACCTTATAAATCCTTCCAGCTTGAATCTATGGCCGAGGTGTCTGGAATCAGAGTGGATGAAGATGGCACAGACTGCCAGAAAGGGAAATCTGCTGCAATGAAAATAGTAAAACTGATTCAGGGGATGGATGTTTCCAAGATCAAAGATGAATTTCTTCCTTGTCAAGGCCAACTTTGGCATGACTGGTGCAGAATAAACAAAGAACTGTATCACCTGAAAGGTCACATTGAGAAGGAAAAAGGTCAGAAAGAAAAGCAACTCGTGCACATTCGACAGAAACAATGTGCTGTTTCCAACAGTGAACTGATGAAGTCATTCACTGAAAGCCTCGTGGGTTTGCCACCAACAGACAAAGAATACTTTCTTAAGTGGACTCAGATCCTAATAGATGGCCTCTCCACAGATGATCTTTCTTCAATTCTCCAAAACTATGACGAAACGTGGTCTGAGGTTTTaactttgaaaaagaaacatgaCAAATCTGCTCtgctaaagaacaaacaaactgaGCTTGAGCAGTTATCAAAAAAGCTGCAGTCAGCAACATTTGGCTTGGAGCACATCTTTAGAGAAATGGGACAGATCTACGAAGCCCATAAATCTCAGAAGGAACAAACGCACAGCCAACAGGCTGACTGGGTTAAATACCCTGAGCTGGCTGCAGATCTGATGATATCAGGACACCCGATGGAGCTGATGGATGGCGATGCTGGTCAGGTACCTTTGATGTGGATCTCTAGTCTTTTACAAGAAGTCATCAAGAAACTGGGTGACAAGAGAGTGTTTGTGTTGTCAGTTTTGGGTGTACAAAGCAGTGGAAAGTCAACCATGCTGAATGCCATGTTTGGATTGCAGTTTGCAGTGAGTGCTGGCAGGTGCACCAAAGGTGCCTACATGCAGCTGGTCAAACTGTCAGAGGAACTCAAAGGTTTCCAGTTTGACTATGTCCTAGTAGTTGACACTGAAGGACTGCGTGCTCTTGAGTTGGCCGGTAACGCCACTCTTCACCATGACAACGAGCTGGCAACTTTTGTTGTTGGCTTGGGAAACATGACATTGATCAACATCTTTGGTGAGAATCCAGCTGACATGCAAGATGTCCTGCAGATTGTTGTTCAGGCTTTCATGAGGATGAAGAAAGTTGAGCTTTCTCCaagttgtgtgtttgttcaccaGAATGTTACAGATATcgcagctgcagagaaaaacaTGGATGGAAAGAGACGGTTGCAAGAAAAACTGGACAAGATGGCTCAACTAGCTGCCAAAGAGGAGGTGTGTGATGTTGAGTGCTTCAGTGATGTCATTGCTTTTGATGTGCAAGAAGATGTGAAATACTTTGCCCAGTTATGGGAGGGAAGTCCACCGATGGCACCTCCAAATCCTGATTACAGTGAAAGTGTCCAAGAACTGAAGAAAACCATCCTATCTAAGGCCTCAAAGTCTGCTGGGATCACTTTGTCCCATTTAAGCAGCAAAATTCAGGACCTGTGGAAGGCATTGATGAATGAACACTTTGTTTTCAGTTTCAAAAACACGCAAGAAATTGCAGTGTACAGAAAACTTGAGGTTCAGTATGGGAACTGGACCTGGGACCTGAGGAAAGAGATGCTGACCATTGAAAACCAGCTTTATCCCAGAATTGAAAAGGGACAACTTGACAAGGTTGAGCTCAGTTATCTTTCCAAAGAAATGAGCAAAACATATGAGGAAATTCAGAAAAATATGACGGCTTACTTTGAGGATCACAGTGACAAAGAAATCCTGGTTCAGTGGCGGGGCCGATTTGAGAACAAAATCAAGGAGTTTCACGAGGAGCATATTAGAGGAgtgaaaagaaaactggatgAAGTTATTCAGCAGAAGAATGCTCGTAAAAAGATGGACAATAAGAAGGTGGAGTTTGAGACCAAGCTGCTGCAAAAGAGCAAAGAACTTGCACACACATTAAAAGATGTGGTAAAAGATGAAGAAGAACTCAAAGCACAGTTTGACTCTGTTTGGAGTCACTGGGTTACTGAATTAACCTCAGATACGAAACCCATTGAGGACATCAACATGGAAGAAGATCAGTCAGTTGTCCTTCAAGACCTTGGGACTGAATGGTCTCTCATCAATGAGTCAAATAGGAATGGGAGATACAAAAACCTGTCAGAAGCTGGGAATTACTTTGGTTATATAACCCAAAAGAAGTATCAAAAACTCCACAGTGAAAGTCAACAATATCAAGAAAGTAAGAGGGAAACCAAGGATACAAGCAGACAAGGCAAAGGTGTCATGGCATCTGCATTCGGTTATTTCCAACAAATGATAGGAATTGCCTCGCCAGCACAACAAAATGTGGGACAAAATGAATCCAGGAATCCTTTTCCACATGAAGAACAGAAATTGATCAGATCCTTCATTAATGATGTAGAACAGCAATCCCTGGAGACCATCAAGAACAAACCTGTTGCAACAAGAGGCTACAGTTCAACTTATCTGCAAGAAGTGGCCAAACATGTTCAAAAGAAAGTGACAGAATTTGAATCAGGCAAGAAATTCACATTTAAGAAAGAGTTTACAGTTGATCTCTCACTGTATGTTTTTGACAGGACAGCAAGTTGGCTTCTACAGTCTCACAACACATACAAACGCAACAATGATGCTCTCACATATTTGGACAGCAAGAAAAAGGAGTATTACAACATTTTCAGAAGCTATTGCAAAGGTAACTCATCTGCTGTGGTGTTTGGAGAAATGATCTGTGAAAAACTGAAGGTTTCTGTCCACGAGGCTGTCTGCAACATGACTGCTGTTGATCTCGCAGGAGAAATGAGGTGCAATTACCCAGCATTCAGTGGGAACAGGTTGAACCTGGAGAAACACGTGTTGACGTCTCTCGCAGAGAAAGCGGAGTTCAGTAGATTCATCACCTACATACAAAATCCAAGAAGGCAAGTAGAGGCTTTTAtaaaagaagaagtaaaaaaataCATGTTCACAGATCACAAAGACAAAGGACTGAAGATACTCAAGAAAAACGCAGACGACATCAGCAAGCTCGCCAGTCAAGCTTTATATGAAGCAACGGAGAAAGTCAAAAAGAAGTCAGGAGATGTAGACATGTGGATGAAGGAATTTTCTGCTTTACTGAACAAGCTGGCATTTGATACCATTTGTTGTAAAAACTTCAGAGACATCAACAATTTTGATTTTCTTAAAGAAGAGATAGAGAAAGGCCTTGTGTGTATCGTTAAAGAGATGAGCCGCCTCTCTCTGGAGATGGTTCAGGAGTGCAGGCAGAAGCCCGACCAAATTCTCATTGATCAGCTGTGTAACTGCTGCTGGGAACGATGTCCATTCTGTGCAGCCGTTTGCATCAACACCCTTAAGGATCACAGTCCTGAAAAACACAATGTTCCTTTTCATCGACCCTCTGGAGTTGAAGGATGGCACACAAGAGGCACAGTGGATCTGGTCATTGATTTCTGCACCACATTAGTAGGAAGTGACAGATATTTCCGCCCCAATCATGACTCAGAGGGGAGAATCGCTTACAAACAGTATCCAACTGCTGGGGAGAGGTATGCATCATGGAGGATTACAGCGGATGCATCTATGCTGGCATACTGGAAATGGTTTGTCTGTCACTTTCAAAAGGAACTGGAAGACCACTATGACTTGAAATTCCAGGGCAGAGGAGAAATTCCCAGTGAATGGAGAAACTACACTAAAAAAGAGGCTATTGAAAGTCTGGATGAAATGTGCAGATTGTGA